The bacterium genome contains a region encoding:
- a CDS encoding DUF4406 domain-containing protein, translating to MTTPITTHAAPIKIAYIAGPYRGRTHNDVAQNIAAAREVAVHLWSLGYAVICPHLNSAFMSGVAPEEVFMNGGLEMLRRCDLVVLVDGWQASQGTAREIEEARSCGLPIFSDIEFVPPASATERCANE from the coding sequence ATGACTACACCGATCACCACTCATGCCGCCCCGATAAAGATTGCCTACATCGCCGGACCCTATCGCGGCCGCACGCACAACGACGTCGCCCAGAATATCGCAGCAGCCCGCGAGGTCGCCGTACATTTGTGGTCGCTCGGCTATGCGGTCATCTGCCCGCATTTGAATTCCGCGTTCATGAGCGGCGTCGCCCCCGAGGAGGTCTTCATGAACGGCGGCCTTGAGATGTTGCGGCGCTGCGACCTCGTCGTCCTCGTCGACGGTTGGCAAGCGTCCCAGGGCACCGCCCGCGAGATTGAAGAGGCTCGCTCATGCGGCCTTCCCATTTTCTCCGACATCGAGTTCGTTCCACCGGCCAGCGCCACGGAGCGATGCGCCAATGAGTAA